A genomic stretch from Camelus ferus isolate YT-003-E chromosome 29, BCGSAC_Cfer_1.0, whole genome shotgun sequence includes:
- the LRRCC1 gene encoding leucine-rich repeat and coiled-coil domain-containing protein 1 isoform X2: MEAPVEAEVENEDGDSSCGDLCFMDKGLRSISELSLDSALHAINLHCNNISKIKAIDHIWNLRHLDLSSNQISQIEGLNTLTKLSTLNLSCNLITRIEGLEALTNLTRLNLSYNHINDLSGLMPLHGIKHKLRYIDLHSNCIDSIHHLLQCTVGLHFLTNLILEKNGEDNPVCHLPGYRAIMLQTLPQLRILDCKNIFGEPVDMAEINSSRLQCFEGLLDNLVSSDSPLNISEDEIIDGTPVVTPPIDEIAPLDQFASTPTDTGLASLISVCPSSEPEKVNHENDFQNEMKLQKLDNQLLQLLSETSNSLIDNVPEKDLRPKRDTDMTSESDYGIRKECSRKIPRRSKIPYYSKTIQTIKHHSKNNSPFISCNRKMKQPFFKELYVRSSLVNSNVLEESEEQKTEMIKVNNGSTEDTTYRALVEQLDQEREKRWKAEQAEKKLMDYIDELHQHANEKKDIHSLALLTTDRLKEIIFKERNSKLQLEIMVHRLQNEIKKLTIELIKARDQQEDHIRHLRTLEKALEKMEKQKGQHQAAQMRLIQEVELKAAAADREINLLRTSLHQEKEQVQQLHELLALKEQEHRKDLETREFFTEAEFQEALAKEIAKEERKHEQVIQEYQNKIDALNQQYLDLENEFRIALTVEARRFKDVKDGFENVATELAKSKHALVWAQRKENESSSLIKDLTCMVKEQKTKLAEVSKLKQETATNLQNQINTLEILIDDDKQKSIQIELLKHEKMQLIAELAAKESLIYGLRTERKVWGHELAQQGSSLAQHHGKLEAQIESLCRENESLRKAGERDNDALKIKCKIIDDQTETIGKLKECLQEREEEIKILQEKITEIQKCTQEQLDEKSSQLDDIIEKLERHNERKEKLKQQLKVKELELEEIRKAYSTLNQKWHDKGELLCHLEMQVKEAKENFENQERKLKAERDKSIELQKDAVEKLHNMDHVFKKQVDAIVEAHQAEIIQLASEKQKCIDSANSKVHRVEEEMRELLQETCKNKKAMEEKIKQLAFALNQIQQEM, encoded by the exons ATGGAGGCGCCGGTGGAGGCGGAAGTCGAGAATGAGGATGGCGACAGCAGCTGCGGGGATCTGTGCTTCATGGACAAAGGCCTGCGGAG catATCAGAGTTATCTTTAGATTCAGCCCTTCATGCCATCAATCTCCATTGCAATAACATCTCGAAGATCAAAGCCATTGATCATATTTGGAATTTACGACATTTAGATCTGTCATCTAATCAAATAAGTCAAATTGAAGGGCTAAACACACTGACAAAACTAAGCACTTTAAATTTGTCCTGCAATTTGATCACAAGAATAGAAG gacTTGAAGCACTAACTAATCTTACTAGACTGAATTTATCTTATAACCACATAAATGATCTTAGTG GTTTGATGCCCCTTCATGGAATTAAACATAAACTTAGATATATTGACCTCCACAGTAATTGTATAGATAGTATCCATCACCTGCTTCAGTGTACAGTAGGACTGCACTTCTTGACTAAtcttattttggagaaaaatggaGAGGATAATCCTGTCTGTCATTTACCAG GGTACAGAGCAATTATGCTCCAGACTTTGCCACAACTTAGAATCCTAGATTGCAAAAACATATTCGGTGAACCAGTCGATATGGCAGAAATAAATTCATCACGTCTGCAGTGTTTCGAAGGCCTTTTGGATAATTTAGTTTCGTCTGATTCTCCCTTAAATATAAGTGAAGATGAG ATCATTGACGGTACGCCAGTGGTAACCCCACCCATCGATGAGATAGCTCCCTTGGATCAGTTTGCAAGCACGCCAACAGATACTGGTTTGGCGTCCTTGATATCTGTGTGCCCATCTTCTGAGCCAGAGAAAGTTAATCATGAGAATGATTTTCAGAATGAGATGAAACTTCAGAAATTAGATAATCAACTTTTACAGCTTCTCAgtgaa actTCTAATTCTTTAATAGATAATGTTCCTGAGAAAGATCTCCGACCAAAAAGAGATACAGATATGACTTCTGAAAGTGACTATGGAATCAGAAAAGAATGCAGTAGAAAAATTCCTCGAAGATCAAAAATCCCGTATTACTCCAAAACTATTCAAACCATTAAACACCACAGTAAAAACAACAGCCCTTTTATAAG TTGTAATCGTAAAATGAAACAACCTTTCTTTAAAGAATTATATGTAAGATCATCTTTAGTGAACAGTAATGTGTTAGAAGAATCAGAAGAGCAGAAGACTGAAATGATTAAAGTAAACAATGGTAGCACAGAAGATACCACTTACCGG gcACTTGTTGAGCAACTAGaccaagagagagagaagagatggaaagctgaacaagctgaaaagaaacttatggatTATATTGATGAACTACATCaacatgcaaatgaaaaaaaagatattcataGCCTGGCTCTTCTGACTACAGATAG gctaaaggaaattatttttaaagagagaaattccAAACTACAACTTGAAATCATGGTTCACAgacttcaaaatgaaattaaaaaactcaCCATTGAATTAATTAAAGCCAGAGACCAACAAGAGGATCACATTAGACACTTAAGGACCCTGGAAAAGGCCTTAGAAAAAATGGAGAAGCAAAAAGGGCAACATCAAGCAGCACAG ATGCGACTTATCCAAGAGGTGGAACTCAAAGCTGCAGCTGCTGATAGAGAAATAAACTTACTTAGAACTTCTCTTCATCAAGAAAAGGAACAGGTCCAACAACTTCATGAACTTCTCGCACTGAAAGAACAAGAACACAG GAAAGACCTTGAAACAAGGGAGTTTTTCACTGAAGCGGAATTCCAGGAAGCCTTAGCCAAAGAAATTgctaaagaagagagaaagcatgAGCAAGTTATACAAGAATACCAAAACAAAATTGATGCATTAAACCAACAGTATCTGGATTTAGAAAATGAATTCCGTATTGCTTTAACTGTAGAAGCCAGAAGATTTAAAGAT GTTAAAGATGGTTTTGAAAATGTTGCAACTGAATTAGCAAAGAGCAAGCATGCTCTTGTTTGGGCTCAAcgaaaagaaaatgaatcttcCTCTTTAATTAAAGATCTGACCTGTATGGTGAAggagcaaaaaacaaaacttgcagAAGTTTCCAAATTGAAACAGGAAACAGCAACAAATTTACAG AATCAAATCAACACACTTGAAATTTTGATTGACGATGACAAGCAGAAGAGCATTCAAATCGAACTTCTCAAGCATGAAAAAATGCAGCTTATTGCCGAGCTCGCAGCCAAGGAGTCGCTGATCTATGGTttaaggacagaaagaaaagtgTGGGGACATGAGTTGGCACAACAGG GATCTTCTCTAGCACAACACCATGGAAAACTGGAGGCTCAGATTGAAAGTTTATGTAGAGAGAATGAATCTCTGCGAAAAGCAGGTGAACGTGATAACGATGCATTAAAAATTAAGTGCAAAATCATAGACGACCAAACTGAAACCATTGGGAAATTGAAAGAA tgtttacaggaaagagaagaagaaatcaaaatattgCAAGAAAAGATCactgaaatacaaaaatgtaCTCAAGAACAACTTGATGAAAAATCTTCACAACTAGATGATATAATTGAGAAACTAGAAAGacacaatgaaagaaaagaaaaactaaaacagcAGTTGAAAGTAAAGGAATTAGAGCTTGAAGAAATTAGGAAAGCTTACAG TACACTTAATCAGAAGTGGCACGATAAAGGAGAACTTCTCTGTCATCTCGAAATgcaagtaaaagaagccaaagaaaattttgaaaaccaagaaaggaaactgaaagcaGAAAGAGACAAAAGTATTGAACTGCAAAA ggATGCGGTGGAAAAGCTTCACAATATGGatcatgtctttaaaaaacaagtcGATGCAATTGTTGAAGCCCATCAAGCTGAAATCATACAGCTGGCAAGTGAAAAGCAGAAATGTATTGATTCTGCAAATTCAAAG GTTCATCGGGTTGAAGAAGAAATGCGTGAACTTCTGCAAGAAACATGCAAGAACAAAaaagcaatggaagaaaaaattaagcaaCTTGCTTTTGCTCTAAATCAAATTCAGCAAGAAATGTGA
- the LRRCC1 gene encoding leucine-rich repeat and coiled-coil domain-containing protein 1 isoform X1: protein MRMATAAAGICASWTKACGGLEALTNLTRLNLSYNHINDLSGLMPLHGIKHKLRYIDLHSNCIDSIHHLLQCTVGLHFLTNLILEKNGEDNPVCHLPGYRAIMLQTLPQLRILDCKNIFGEPVDMAEINSSRLQCFEGLLDNLVSSDSPLNISEDEIIDGTPVVTPPIDEIAPLDQFASTPTDTGLASLISVCPSSEPEKVNHENDFQNEMKLQKLDNQLLQLLSETSNSLIDNVPEKDLRPKRDTDMTSESDYGIRKECSRKIPRRSKIPYYSKTIQTIKHHSKNNSPFISCNRKMKQPFFKELYVRSSLVNSNVLEESEEQKTEMIKVNNGSTEDTTYRALVEQLDQEREKRWKAEQAEKKLMDYIDELHQHANEKKDIHSLALLTTDRLKEIIFKERNSKLQLEIMVHRLQNEIKKLTIELIKARDQQEDHIRHLRTLEKALEKMEKQKGQHQAAQMRLIQEVELKAAAADREINLLRTSLHQEKEQVQQLHELLALKEQEHRKDLETREFFTEAEFQEALAKEIAKEERKHEQVIQEYQNKIDALNQQYLDLENEFRIALTVEARRFKDVKDGFENVATELAKSKHALVWAQRKENESSSLIKDLTCMVKEQKTKLAEVSKLKQETATNLQNQINTLEILIDDDKQKSIQIELLKHEKMQLIAELAAKESLIYGLRTERKVWGHELAQQGSSLAQHHGKLEAQIESLCRENESLRKAGERDNDALKIKCKIIDDQTETIGKLKECLQEREEEIKILQEKITEIQKCTQEQLDEKSSQLDDIIEKLERHNERKEKLKQQLKVKELELEEIRKAYSTLNQKWHDKGELLCHLEMQVKEAKENFENQERKLKAERDKSIELQKDAVEKLHNMDHVFKKQVDAIVEAHQAEIIQLASEKQKCIDSANSKVHRVEEEMRELLQETCKNKKAMEEKIKQLAFALNQIQQEM, encoded by the exons ATGAGGATGGCGACAGCAGCTGCGGGGATCTGTGCTTCATGGACAAAGGCCTGCGGAG gacTTGAAGCACTAACTAATCTTACTAGACTGAATTTATCTTATAACCACATAAATGATCTTAGTG GTTTGATGCCCCTTCATGGAATTAAACATAAACTTAGATATATTGACCTCCACAGTAATTGTATAGATAGTATCCATCACCTGCTTCAGTGTACAGTAGGACTGCACTTCTTGACTAAtcttattttggagaaaaatggaGAGGATAATCCTGTCTGTCATTTACCAG GGTACAGAGCAATTATGCTCCAGACTTTGCCACAACTTAGAATCCTAGATTGCAAAAACATATTCGGTGAACCAGTCGATATGGCAGAAATAAATTCATCACGTCTGCAGTGTTTCGAAGGCCTTTTGGATAATTTAGTTTCGTCTGATTCTCCCTTAAATATAAGTGAAGATGAG ATCATTGACGGTACGCCAGTGGTAACCCCACCCATCGATGAGATAGCTCCCTTGGATCAGTTTGCAAGCACGCCAACAGATACTGGTTTGGCGTCCTTGATATCTGTGTGCCCATCTTCTGAGCCAGAGAAAGTTAATCATGAGAATGATTTTCAGAATGAGATGAAACTTCAGAAATTAGATAATCAACTTTTACAGCTTCTCAgtgaa actTCTAATTCTTTAATAGATAATGTTCCTGAGAAAGATCTCCGACCAAAAAGAGATACAGATATGACTTCTGAAAGTGACTATGGAATCAGAAAAGAATGCAGTAGAAAAATTCCTCGAAGATCAAAAATCCCGTATTACTCCAAAACTATTCAAACCATTAAACACCACAGTAAAAACAACAGCCCTTTTATAAG TTGTAATCGTAAAATGAAACAACCTTTCTTTAAAGAATTATATGTAAGATCATCTTTAGTGAACAGTAATGTGTTAGAAGAATCAGAAGAGCAGAAGACTGAAATGATTAAAGTAAACAATGGTAGCACAGAAGATACCACTTACCGG gcACTTGTTGAGCAACTAGaccaagagagagagaagagatggaaagctgaacaagctgaaaagaaacttatggatTATATTGATGAACTACATCaacatgcaaatgaaaaaaaagatattcataGCCTGGCTCTTCTGACTACAGATAG gctaaaggaaattatttttaaagagagaaattccAAACTACAACTTGAAATCATGGTTCACAgacttcaaaatgaaattaaaaaactcaCCATTGAATTAATTAAAGCCAGAGACCAACAAGAGGATCACATTAGACACTTAAGGACCCTGGAAAAGGCCTTAGAAAAAATGGAGAAGCAAAAAGGGCAACATCAAGCAGCACAG ATGCGACTTATCCAAGAGGTGGAACTCAAAGCTGCAGCTGCTGATAGAGAAATAAACTTACTTAGAACTTCTCTTCATCAAGAAAAGGAACAGGTCCAACAACTTCATGAACTTCTCGCACTGAAAGAACAAGAACACAG GAAAGACCTTGAAACAAGGGAGTTTTTCACTGAAGCGGAATTCCAGGAAGCCTTAGCCAAAGAAATTgctaaagaagagagaaagcatgAGCAAGTTATACAAGAATACCAAAACAAAATTGATGCATTAAACCAACAGTATCTGGATTTAGAAAATGAATTCCGTATTGCTTTAACTGTAGAAGCCAGAAGATTTAAAGAT GTTAAAGATGGTTTTGAAAATGTTGCAACTGAATTAGCAAAGAGCAAGCATGCTCTTGTTTGGGCTCAAcgaaaagaaaatgaatcttcCTCTTTAATTAAAGATCTGACCTGTATGGTGAAggagcaaaaaacaaaacttgcagAAGTTTCCAAATTGAAACAGGAAACAGCAACAAATTTACAG AATCAAATCAACACACTTGAAATTTTGATTGACGATGACAAGCAGAAGAGCATTCAAATCGAACTTCTCAAGCATGAAAAAATGCAGCTTATTGCCGAGCTCGCAGCCAAGGAGTCGCTGATCTATGGTttaaggacagaaagaaaagtgTGGGGACATGAGTTGGCACAACAGG GATCTTCTCTAGCACAACACCATGGAAAACTGGAGGCTCAGATTGAAAGTTTATGTAGAGAGAATGAATCTCTGCGAAAAGCAGGTGAACGTGATAACGATGCATTAAAAATTAAGTGCAAAATCATAGACGACCAAACTGAAACCATTGGGAAATTGAAAGAA tgtttacaggaaagagaagaagaaatcaaaatattgCAAGAAAAGATCactgaaatacaaaaatgtaCTCAAGAACAACTTGATGAAAAATCTTCACAACTAGATGATATAATTGAGAAACTAGAAAGacacaatgaaagaaaagaaaaactaaaacagcAGTTGAAAGTAAAGGAATTAGAGCTTGAAGAAATTAGGAAAGCTTACAG TACACTTAATCAGAAGTGGCACGATAAAGGAGAACTTCTCTGTCATCTCGAAATgcaagtaaaagaagccaaagaaaattttgaaaaccaagaaaggaaactgaaagcaGAAAGAGACAAAAGTATTGAACTGCAAAA ggATGCGGTGGAAAAGCTTCACAATATGGatcatgtctttaaaaaacaagtcGATGCAATTGTTGAAGCCCATCAAGCTGAAATCATACAGCTGGCAAGTGAAAAGCAGAAATGTATTGATTCTGCAAATTCAAAG GTTCATCGGGTTGAAGAAGAAATGCGTGAACTTCTGCAAGAAACATGCAAGAACAAAaaagcaatggaagaaaaaattaagcaaCTTGCTTTTGCTCTAAATCAAATTCAGCAAGAAATGTGA